In Oryza brachyantha chromosome 2, ObraRS2, whole genome shotgun sequence, a single window of DNA contains:
- the LOC102719361 gene encoding uncharacterized protein LOC102719361: MVGPIVIASAGLGMLAGVAMANRTMGGDGLPAASRWDARPRCATCGGSGRVECLCNRWSDGDSGCRTCAGSGRMPCRSCGGSGTGRPLPARLIARQQPNPSSAPGRGGDYS; the protein is encoded by the coding sequence ATGGTTGGCCCGATCGTGATCGCGTCGGCGGGGCTGGGGATGCTCGCCGGGGTGGCCATGGCCAACCGCACCATGGGCGGCGATgggctgccggcggcgtcgaggtgGGACGCGCGGCCGCGGTGCGCCACGTGCGGCGGGAGCGGCCGCGTGGAGTGCCTCTGCAACCGCTGGTCCGACGGCGACTCCGGCTGCCGGACCTGCGCCGGCTCCGGACGGATGCCGTGCCGCAGCTGCGGCGGCTCCGGCACCGGCAGGCCGCTCCCTGCCCGCCTCATCGCCCGCCAGCAGCCGAACCCTTCGTCGGCGCCCGGACGAGGCGGAGACTACAGCTGA